A section of the Streptomyces xinghaiensis S187 genome encodes:
- a CDS encoding SDR family oxidoreductase: MQDSGKTAIITGASRGIGYGIAEALVARGDRVCITGRTEETLKEAVEKLGSDRVIAVAGKAHDPAHQAEAVERTMEAFGRVDYLVNNAGTNPVFGPIADLDLNVARKVFETNVVSALAFAQLTWKAWQRENGGAIVNIASVAGVSASPFIGAYGISKAAMVNLTLQLAHEYAPAVRVNAIAPAVVKTKFAEALYEGREEEAAAAYPLKRLGTPEDIGGAAEFLLSDRAGWITGQTLLVEGGIFLNAGVG, encoded by the coding sequence GTGCAGGACAGCGGAAAGACCGCGATCATCACCGGAGCGAGCCGCGGCATCGGTTACGGCATAGCCGAGGCGCTCGTCGCCCGCGGCGACCGGGTGTGCATCACCGGGCGCACCGAGGAGACCCTCAAGGAGGCCGTGGAGAAGCTCGGCTCCGACCGGGTCATCGCCGTGGCCGGCAAGGCGCACGACCCGGCCCACCAGGCGGAGGCCGTCGAGCGCACGATGGAGGCCTTCGGCCGGGTCGACTACCTCGTCAACAACGCGGGCACCAACCCCGTCTTCGGGCCGATCGCCGACCTCGACCTGAACGTGGCGCGCAAGGTGTTCGAGACCAACGTCGTCTCGGCGCTCGCGTTCGCCCAGCTCACCTGGAAGGCCTGGCAGCGGGAGAACGGCGGCGCGATCGTCAACATCGCCTCCGTCGCCGGCGTCTCCGCCTCGCCGTTCATCGGCGCCTACGGCATCAGCAAGGCCGCCATGGTGAACCTGACCCTCCAGCTCGCGCACGAGTACGCGCCGGCCGTGCGGGTCAACGCGATAGCCCCCGCCGTCGTCAAGACGAAGTTCGCGGAGGCGCTCTACGAGGGCCGGGAGGAGGAGGCCGCGGCGGCCTACCCGCTCAAGCGGCTCGGCACCCCGGAGGACATCGGCGGCGCGGCCGAGTTCCTGCTCTCCGACCGGGCCGGCTGGATCACCGGCCAGACGCTCCTCGTCGAGGGCGGCATCTTCCTCAACGCCGGCGTCGGCTGA
- the fabG gene encoding 3-oxoacyl-ACP reductase FabG, with protein MSTTEQRVAIVTGGARGIGAATAVRLAEEGRAVAVLDLDEAACKDTVEKITAAGGTALAVGCDVSDAGQVEAAVARVAEELGAPVVLVNNAGVLRDNLLFKMSEGDWDTVMNVHLKGAFLMTRACQKYMVDAKFGRVVNLSSSSALGNRGQANYATAKAGLQGFTKTLAKELGKFGVTANAVAPGFIVTEMTAATAARVGMDFEDFQAAAASQIPVQRVGRPEDIANAIAFFTGDAAGFVSGQVMYVAGGPLN; from the coding sequence ATGTCCACCACCGAGCAGCGCGTCGCCATTGTCACGGGCGGTGCCCGCGGCATCGGCGCGGCCACCGCCGTACGCCTGGCCGAGGAGGGCCGCGCCGTGGCCGTGCTCGACCTCGACGAGGCGGCCTGCAAGGACACCGTGGAGAAGATCACGGCCGCGGGCGGCACGGCCCTCGCCGTCGGCTGCGACGTCTCCGACGCCGGCCAGGTCGAGGCGGCCGTGGCCCGGGTCGCGGAGGAGCTCGGCGCGCCGGTCGTCCTCGTCAACAACGCCGGGGTGCTCCGCGACAACCTGCTCTTCAAGATGTCCGAGGGCGACTGGGACACCGTGATGAACGTGCACCTCAAGGGCGCGTTCCTGATGACCCGCGCCTGCCAGAAGTACATGGTCGACGCGAAGTTCGGACGGGTCGTCAACCTCTCCAGCAGCTCCGCGCTCGGCAACCGCGGCCAGGCCAACTACGCCACCGCCAAGGCCGGTCTGCAGGGCTTCACCAAGACCCTGGCCAAGGAACTCGGCAAGTTCGGCGTCACGGCCAACGCCGTCGCCCCCGGCTTCATCGTCACCGAGATGACCGCCGCCACCGCCGCCCGCGTGGGCATGGACTTCGAGGACTTCCAGGCCGCGGCCGCCTCGCAGATCCCGGTCCAGCGCGTCGGCCGCCCCGAGGACATCGCCAACGCGATCGCCTTCTTCACCGGCGACGCCGCCGGATTCGTCTCCGGCCAGGTCATGTACGTGGCCGGCGGCCCGCTCAACTAG
- a CDS encoding DUF3037 domain-containing protein, with translation MSAGADGRDVFEYALLRVVPRIERGECFNAGVAVYCRARSLVVARTHLDEARLRALDPRADAAGVRAALRAAEEFCQGGGGRAAEEDPGRRFRWLVAPRSTVLQPGPVHTGLTADPVAEAERLLALLVR, from the coding sequence GTGAGCGCGGGAGCGGACGGGCGCGACGTCTTCGAGTACGCGCTGCTGCGGGTGGTGCCGCGGATCGAGCGCGGGGAGTGTTTCAACGCGGGTGTCGCCGTCTACTGCCGGGCGCGTTCGCTCGTCGTGGCCCGGACCCATCTCGACGAGGCGCGGCTGCGCGCCCTGGACCCGCGGGCCGATGCCGCGGGCGTACGGGCGGCGCTGCGCGCGGCCGAGGAGTTCTGCCAGGGCGGCGGCGGGCGGGCCGCGGAGGAGGACCCGGGCCGGCGGTTCCGCTGGCTGGTGGCGCCGCGCAGCACGGTGCTGCAGCCCGGGCCGGTGCACACCGGGCTGACGGCCGACCCGGTTGCCGAAGCGGAGCGGTTGCTGGCGCTGCTGGTGCGGTGA
- a CDS encoding HipA family kinase: protein MLRDVTATRYIAPLREGGSLPGLVEADDLGLWVVKFAGAAQGRKTLVAEVICAELGRRLGLRVPEPAVVRLDPVLGLAEPDPEVQDLLKGGGPNFGARFLSGALGFDPLGWEMTPADAGRVVWFDALVGNVDRSWRNPNLLVRQGEPWLIDHGATMIWHHHWPSARKAAARPYDATDHVLAPFLPDVRRAAAELAPRVTADLLAEITARVPDAWLDGEPGFDGPEPLRRAYAEILLRRSEAVHESLLSAPAGAGDARAAR, encoded by the coding sequence ATGCTGCGCGACGTCACCGCCACCCGCTACATCGCACCGCTGCGGGAGGGCGGTTCGCTGCCCGGCCTCGTCGAGGCGGACGACCTCGGCCTCTGGGTGGTGAAGTTCGCCGGGGCCGCGCAGGGCCGCAAGACCCTCGTCGCCGAGGTGATCTGCGCCGAGCTGGGCCGCAGACTGGGGCTGCGGGTGCCGGAGCCGGCCGTCGTCCGGCTCGACCCCGTGCTCGGGCTGGCGGAGCCCGACCCGGAGGTGCAGGACCTGCTCAAGGGCGGCGGGCCGAATTTCGGAGCCCGCTTCCTCTCCGGCGCGCTCGGCTTCGACCCGCTGGGGTGGGAGATGACCCCGGCCGACGCCGGCCGCGTCGTCTGGTTCGACGCCCTCGTGGGCAACGTCGACCGGTCCTGGCGCAACCCCAACCTGCTGGTGCGGCAGGGCGAACCCTGGCTGATCGACCACGGAGCCACCATGATCTGGCACCACCACTGGCCCTCGGCGCGGAAGGCCGCGGCACGGCCGTACGACGCCACGGACCACGTCCTCGCCCCGTTCCTCCCCGACGTCCGCCGGGCCGCGGCCGAACTCGCGCCCCGGGTGACCGCGGACCTGCTGGCCGAGATCACCGCCCGGGTGCCCGACGCGTGGCTGGACGGCGAACCCGGCTTCGACGGCCCGGAGCCGCTGCGCCGCGCGTACGCCGAGATCCTGCTGCGCCGGTCCGAGGCCGTCCACGAGAGCCTCCTGTCCGCCCCGGCGGGCGCGGGCGACGCCAGGGCGGCCCGGTGA
- a CDS encoding Rieske (2Fe-2S) protein produces the protein MTGSQGSARSTSRRAVVTAAGAAGLTAALAACGDSGDSGAPAQQPDGGAAAPEAGADAGAGSGEAGGGTGGEAAGGGTELAKTADIPEGGGKVFPDQKVVVTQPAAGDFKAFSATCTHQGCAVKDVTDGLINCPCHGAKYSALDGSVKAGPAPKPLPPAKITVQGDAVMLG, from the coding sequence ATGACGGGATCTCAGGGCTCCGCGCGGAGCACCAGCCGCCGCGCCGTGGTCACAGCCGCCGGGGCCGCCGGTCTCACGGCGGCCCTCGCCGCCTGTGGCGACTCGGGTGACTCCGGCGCCCCTGCACAGCAGCCGGACGGCGGCGCCGCGGCGCCCGAGGCGGGTGCGGACGCCGGTGCCGGCTCCGGCGAGGCCGGCGGGGGCACCGGCGGGGAGGCGGCCGGGGGCGGCACGGAGCTGGCGAAGACGGCGGACATACCCGAGGGCGGCGGCAAGGTCTTCCCGGACCAGAAGGTGGTCGTGACACAGCCGGCCGCCGGTGACTTCAAGGCCTTCTCCGCGACCTGCACCCACCAGGGCTGCGCGGTGAAGGACGTGACCGACGGCCTCATCAACTGCCCCTGCCACGGCGCCAAATACAGCGCGCTCGACGGCAGCGTCAAGGCCGGCCCGGCACCCAAGCCGCTGCCGCCCGCGAAGATCACCGTCCAGGGTGACGCGGTGATGCTGGGCTGA
- a CDS encoding pyridoxamine 5'-phosphate oxidase family protein: MTATQRRGRRIMMSPEELDAFLTGQRTCRVATVGADGRPHVSALWFCWDGTSLWLYSLARSRRWAQLRHDPRLAVIVDDGEEYGELRGAELSGTAEFVGEVPRTGEPHPGLDAPERLFAGKYFGLEELPHDGRHGWLRLTPEAVASWDFRKLAEG, translated from the coding sequence ATGACCGCCACCCAGCGGCGCGGCCGCCGGATCATGATGAGCCCGGAGGAGCTGGACGCCTTCCTCACCGGGCAGCGCACCTGCCGGGTGGCCACGGTCGGCGCGGACGGCCGTCCGCATGTCAGCGCGCTCTGGTTCTGCTGGGACGGCACGTCCCTCTGGCTCTACTCGCTGGCCCGCAGCCGCCGCTGGGCACAGCTGCGCCACGACCCGCGGCTCGCGGTGATCGTGGACGACGGCGAGGAGTACGGGGAGCTGCGCGGCGCCGAGCTGTCGGGGACGGCGGAGTTCGTCGGGGAGGTGCCCCGCACCGGAGAACCGCACCCCGGACTCGACGCGCCCGAGCGGCTCTTCGCCGGCAAGTACTTCGGGCTGGAGGAGCTGCCGCACGACGGGCGGCACGGCTGGCTGCGGCTCACCCCGGAGGCCGTCGCCTCCTGGGACTTCCGCAAGTTGGCGGAGGGCTGA
- a CDS encoding LysR family transcriptional regulator produces the protein MLNLDRLRTLDAVARHGSISAAAAGLHVTTSAVSQQLGKLERDTGQRLLARNGRGIRLTDAGRLLAEHAARILSQVELAQADLEARAGQPVGELRIGAFPTAARGLLPAALRTLRGEHPRLRVRLRELEPDDAVPGTVRGDLDLAVVLDWYNKPLSLPGGLTKAPLLDDPADVAIPAGHRLAGRAEAELEDFAGDEWVSWPQGEFCHDWLMLTLRGKGIEPRVSHMAGEHHTQLALVAAGLGVAVAPRLGRGPVPEGVRMVRVRSGMRRHIYAVWRADADRRPAIRAAVAALRQSAAGARDTGGADTADGGAVGGEC, from the coding sequence ATGTTGAACCTGGACCGGCTGCGCACCCTGGACGCCGTGGCCCGGCACGGCTCCATCAGCGCGGCCGCCGCCGGACTGCACGTCACCACCTCCGCCGTATCGCAGCAGCTCGGCAAGCTCGAACGGGACACCGGACAGCGGCTGCTGGCACGCAACGGCCGCGGCATCCGGCTGACGGACGCCGGCCGGCTGCTCGCCGAGCACGCGGCGCGCATCCTCTCCCAGGTCGAACTCGCCCAGGCGGACCTGGAGGCGCGGGCCGGGCAGCCCGTCGGCGAGCTGCGCATCGGCGCCTTCCCCACCGCGGCACGCGGCCTGCTCCCCGCGGCCCTGCGCACGCTCCGCGGGGAACACCCCCGGCTCCGGGTGCGGCTGCGCGAGCTGGAACCGGACGACGCCGTGCCCGGGACCGTCCGCGGCGACCTCGACCTGGCCGTCGTCCTCGACTGGTACAACAAGCCGCTCTCGCTGCCCGGCGGACTCACCAAGGCACCGCTGCTCGATGATCCCGCCGATGTCGCGATCCCCGCCGGCCACCGGCTCGCCGGCCGGGCCGAGGCGGAGCTGGAGGACTTCGCCGGCGACGAGTGGGTCTCCTGGCCGCAGGGCGAGTTCTGCCACGACTGGCTGATGCTGACCCTGCGCGGCAAGGGCATCGAGCCGCGGGTCTCCCACATGGCCGGGGAGCACCACACCCAGCTGGCCCTCGTCGCCGCCGGCCTCGGAGTCGCCGTCGCGCCGAGGCTGGGCCGCGGGCCCGTGCCGGAGGGGGTGCGGATGGTGCGGGTCCGCAGCGGGATGCGCCGGCACATCTACGCCGTCTGGCGGGCCGACGCCGACCGCCGGCCCGCGATACGGGCCGCCGTGGCGGCGCTGCGGCAGAGCGCGGCGGGTGCGCGGGACACGGGCGGAGCGGACACGGCGGACGGGGGTGCGGTGGGCGGAGAGTGCTGA
- a CDS encoding DMT family transporter has product MSYEISRSIVGPMTAPATTDDSRSAPAAPAPGRGTARRPAVDWRIRFAVLSLIWGFSFLLIKVGTEGYAPLQVTLGRMVFGTAVLLAALGLRRQRLPRGARAWGHLAVSALFLNALPYSLFAYAELTISSTLAGICNATTPLWGMALSMVALSEDRPTRRRVAGLGLGFIGVLTVLGAWQGFSGQDPAGTAMALAASASYAVGWVHVRRTLAGRADSHLAMSSAQLLLGTAQLAVVTPLFTSVPDSFPLVPLLAVTALGALGTGAAFLIQYGLVAEVGPTTAQMVTYFIPVIATAAGVALLGERLDWNVPAGALIVLAGAALTQSRRRRPQA; this is encoded by the coding sequence TTGTCCTACGAGATCTCGCGGAGCATCGTGGGGCCCATGACCGCCCCCGCCACGACGGACGACTCCCGCTCCGCACCCGCCGCCCCGGCCCCCGGCCGCGGCACCGCCCGCCGCCCCGCCGTCGACTGGCGGATCCGCTTCGCCGTCCTCTCGCTGATCTGGGGCTTCAGTTTTCTGCTGATCAAGGTGGGAACGGAGGGCTACGCCCCGCTGCAGGTCACCCTCGGGCGGATGGTGTTCGGGACGGCGGTGCTGCTGGCCGCGCTGGGTCTGCGGCGGCAGCGCCTCCCCCGGGGCGCCCGCGCCTGGGGCCACCTGGCCGTCTCCGCCCTCTTCCTCAACGCGCTGCCGTACTCCCTCTTCGCCTACGCCGAGTTGACCATCTCCTCCACGCTGGCCGGGATCTGCAACGCCACCACCCCGCTCTGGGGCATGGCGCTGTCGATGGTCGCGCTCTCGGAGGACCGGCCGACCCGGCGCCGGGTGGCGGGCCTCGGCCTGGGCTTCATCGGTGTGCTGACCGTGCTGGGCGCCTGGCAGGGTTTCTCCGGGCAGGACCCGGCGGGCACGGCGATGGCCCTGGCCGCCTCGGCGAGCTACGCCGTCGGCTGGGTCCACGTCCGCCGCACCCTGGCGGGCCGGGCCGATTCCCATCTGGCGATGTCGAGCGCCCAGTTGCTGCTGGGCACCGCTCAACTGGCCGTCGTCACCCCGCTGTTCACCTCCGTCCCGGACTCCTTCCCGCTGGTGCCGCTGCTGGCCGTGACGGCGCTCGGCGCGCTCGGCACCGGTGCGGCCTTCCTCATCCAGTACGGGCTGGTCGCCGAGGTGGGGCCGACGACCGCGCAGATGGTCACGTACTTCATCCCCGTCATCGCGACAGCCGCCGGCGTGGCGCTGCTCGGCGAGCGCCTCGACTGGAACGTCCCGGCCGGAGCGCTGATCGTGCTGGCCGGGGCGGCGCTCACCCAGAGCCGGCGCCGCCGCCCTCAGGCGTAG
- a CDS encoding aminotransferase class I/II-fold pyridoxal phosphate-dependent enzyme — MLGDYRIRGRRAAEIAASVEEGVGAGALAPGRRLPPLRELAGELGVNPNTVAAAYRLLRDRGVIETDGRRGSRVRARPASTARESIRVEAPPGGRDLSTGNPDPALLPPLGPALAEAARRCAGRPVLYGAPSVDPELARAARAELDADGVPDGPVGVTSGSLDAIERVLAAHLRPGDAVAVEDPGWGSMLDLVPALGMRAVPVAVDDEGPLPGEADRALREGARALVVTDRAQNPTGAAVSAARAAELRAVLARHPRTLLIEDDHGHGIVSLPLHPLAGSVPHWAFVRSTAKAYGPDLRLAVFTGDALTTDRVRGRQRLGPGWVSHLLQHTVTELWRSGAVDPAAVARSYGARREALVAALRRRGVAAQGRSGMNVWVPVPDETGAVARLLRAGWAVAPGARFRTASRPGVRVTVSPLARDEIETVAEALAAAAGPPPAERYA; from the coding sequence GTGCTAGGAGATTACCGGATCCGCGGGCGGCGCGCAGCCGAGATCGCGGCGAGCGTGGAGGAGGGCGTGGGCGCGGGCGCCCTCGCCCCCGGGAGGCGGCTGCCGCCCCTGCGGGAACTCGCCGGAGAGCTGGGCGTCAACCCGAACACCGTCGCCGCCGCCTACCGCCTGCTGCGGGACCGCGGGGTGATCGAGACGGACGGCCGGCGGGGCAGCCGCGTCCGCGCCCGGCCGGCCAGCACCGCGCGGGAGTCCATCCGGGTCGAGGCGCCCCCGGGCGGGCGCGATCTGTCCACCGGCAACCCGGATCCGGCCCTGCTGCCGCCACTGGGGCCCGCGCTCGCCGAGGCCGCCCGCCGCTGCGCGGGGCGGCCGGTCCTGTACGGGGCCCCGTCCGTGGACCCGGAGCTGGCGCGGGCCGCCCGCGCGGAGCTGGACGCCGACGGGGTGCCGGACGGGCCCGTCGGCGTCACCTCCGGCTCCCTGGACGCGATCGAACGCGTGCTCGCCGCGCATCTCCGGCCCGGCGACGCGGTGGCGGTCGAGGACCCCGGCTGGGGCAGCATGCTCGACCTCGTGCCGGCGCTCGGGATGCGGGCGGTGCCCGTCGCGGTCGACGACGAAGGGCCGCTGCCCGGCGAGGCCGACCGGGCGCTCCGGGAGGGGGCGCGGGCGCTCGTCGTCACCGACCGCGCGCAGAACCCGACCGGCGCGGCCGTGAGCGCGGCGCGGGCGGCGGAGCTGCGGGCCGTCCTGGCCCGCCATCCGCGCACGCTGCTCATCGAGGACGACCACGGGCACGGCATCGTCTCCCTGCCCCTCCACCCGCTGGCGGGAAGCGTGCCGCACTGGGCCTTCGTCCGCTCCACCGCCAAGGCGTACGGCCCCGACCTCCGGCTCGCCGTCTTCACCGGGGACGCGCTCACCACCGACCGGGTGCGGGGCCGGCAGCGGCTCGGCCCCGGCTGGGTCAGCCATCTCCTGCAGCACACCGTGACGGAGCTGTGGCGGTCCGGCGCGGTGGACCCGGCGGCCGTCGCCCGCTCCTACGGCGCCCGGCGCGAGGCCCTGGTGGCGGCGCTGCGGCGGCGGGGGGTCGCGGCGCAGGGGCGGAGCGGGATGAACGTCTGGGTGCCGGTCCCCGATGAAACCGGCGCGGTCGCCCGGCTCCTGAGGGCCGGCTGGGCCGTGGCCCCCGGCGCCCGCTTCCGCACGGCCTCGCGCCCGGGGGTGCGGGTGACCGTGTCGCCGCTGGCGCGGGACGAGATCGAGACGGTGGCCGAGGCGCTCGCGGCGGCCGCCGGCCCGCCCCCCGCGGAGCGCTACGCCTGA
- a CDS encoding pyridoxamine 5'-phosphate oxidase family protein: protein MPGPAPYGPSERTTPTRARHRASYDREVVHAILDEGWVCHLGYIRDGAPVVLPTIYARVGERLYLHGSTGSRPLRETEESGTGLPVCVTVTHVDGVVLARSAFHHSVNYRSVVVHGTARSVLGREERAAALNALVDQAVPGRSRDARPANAKELAATSVVSVDLREVSAKIRTGGPNDEPGDLGLPHWSGVLPVATTRGTPQPAAGLAPSVAVPAYLTSG from the coding sequence ATGCCGGGGCCCGCCCCCTACGGACCGAGCGAGCGCACCACCCCGACCCGGGCCCGCCACCGCGCCTCGTACGACCGCGAGGTGGTGCACGCGATCCTCGACGAGGGCTGGGTCTGCCACCTCGGCTATATCCGCGACGGCGCGCCGGTCGTGCTCCCGACGATCTACGCCCGCGTCGGCGAGCGCCTGTACCTGCACGGCTCGACCGGCTCCCGCCCGCTGCGCGAGACGGAGGAGAGCGGGACCGGCCTGCCGGTCTGCGTGACCGTCACCCATGTCGACGGGGTGGTGCTGGCCCGGTCCGCCTTCCACCACTCCGTCAACTACCGCTCGGTGGTGGTCCACGGGACCGCCCGGAGCGTCCTCGGCCGGGAGGAGCGGGCGGCGGCCCTGAACGCCCTGGTCGACCAGGCCGTGCCCGGCCGCTCCCGGGACGCGCGCCCGGCGAACGCCAAGGAGCTCGCCGCCACGTCCGTCGTCTCCGTGGACCTGCGGGAGGTCTCGGCGAAGATCCGCACCGGCGGGCCGAACGACGAACCCGGGGACCTGGGCCTCCCCCACTGGAGCGGGGTCCTCCCGGTCGCCACCACCCGCGGCACCCCGCAGCCGGCCGCCGGCCTGGCCCCGTCCGTCGCCGTCCCGGCCTACCTCACCTCCGGCTGA